AAACAAAATATGAACACAGAGATTAGTACCTGAGCAGGGAAGCTCCTACCAGATGATGTATATGCATGAGGAACAATGTTTATGCCACCATCCGATATTGCTCTAAAAACCCCATAGAGTTTTCTGTCTTCATATTcgaaaagaaacaaaatcatTCCTGCCTTAACTCTTCTAACAAAATCAGATGCAGAACCTGGTAGCCCAAGCAATCCCCTCTCAAAACATTCTTCAAGTGTACTTCTATTTGACATGAAGATCGCACCACACTCAGGAAATCGTCCAGTGACCTCTTTTCTACGGCGCAAGTCCCTCGAGTGCATCTTTGAGCTAACAAAGAAAAACACCAAAGAACTGCCATAATAATCATTAAGCCAACTACCTAGCTAGCACTACTAGAAATTAGCAAAGACACAGCAAGCAAATTTCAAATACAAGTCAATTTAAGaaatgaatactggatgttaTACATATATGTACACATTACAAATAATTTTAAGTCAAATTACAGACAACTGTTTAGGGCCCATTTggaaaaacaacttaattaagcgcttatggtcttTTATgatataagcgcttattcataagctattttaaaaaatttattgacataaattgaaataaactatatataagcataaactctttttcataagctatcctgagtagcttatgaaaataagctcaaaacagcgtTGTTttcataagctctcccaaacacaggcataagtgcttatgttatcagataagctcaaataagctctctCAACATGGTCTGAATTTTTACTATTTTCTGCACTTGCAAGATGCATATTTACAAAATTCTTAACATATCTTTAGAAAATATAGGATATACCACTGGATGCTCACCTGCAATTTAGTCCAAACAGAGAAACCACCAACTGTGAAGAAAGGATGGTTAACAAGGCACCTAGTGATGAAATGAAAAATGAAGTCACTGTTCTAAAAATGCTTGTTACATATGATACATGATTTGCACaagaaaactaacaaaatctaagaACCGAATGCGAACGTGGGTAAACCCCACTTCATACATGTTCAAGGCACGAACCGATTCACACAACAAAGGCAACAAAATTCGTAACACACTATCATCAAGAGAAAATGGGTACATCAACAACAGAAACGGAATCACAACGCGAAAATGTAGCTCGAAAAACAAATCACCCAAAcgtaaaaaaggaaaaacagagAGAGATTACTGAGCACTACTTGAAATGCAGGTCACGTTCTACAGATTTTGAGGAAATGGAGACAGATCATTGAATGTAACCACGGTTGGAGCTTCATACCTTGGTTTTTACTGGTTCTGATTTTCCCCCATTTTCTGGCAGCTTTCTCGTGGATTTTCTGGGGAACCAAACGATGAGAGAGATGCAGAAATAACAGAATGTGGCAGACGAATCGTTTTGCGTCGTGTCCCGTTATTAAGAATCCGAAGTGTGAAACGAGCTTCtatgatgtaataaaaaaattatagtaaaAAGTAAGAACTATACAATTCAAAGTGTCAGGATCCATTTGTTTTATTGGAGTTTAgataaaacttaattaaaagTAAGTTTGATAAGTTTAATAGAATgaattttcacaaaaaaaaaaaggaatttgtgtttttttatacACATCCGTTACCTAGTCACCATTTGGATGCCGCCAGATTCGGGATTTAGTCACAGTTAATGTTTCTCATCCCTCCCTCAGAGTATATTGTGTGCGGATCAAACCCAAGAGCTCTTCTCACACACTCAGCTAGCGTTGTCAAGTTAGCTACCCCTTGGGTAAAGGAATTTGTGTTTGGGAATAATGTGTTTTTTGGTACATGGGAATAATGTGTTTAAGTATGTTTACAAAAATGTTGATAGAATAGAATGAATTAAATTACTTCTATGGATAAAATTACTTAAATATATTTCAATGTTGGGTTTCCAAAAGACATCTAaatgaaaaagtaaaaaattttCACTTTTATCAATCTTGGGTTTCCAAAAAAATTTGCCTAAATTTTCGCCTTATGTGCTAAAAGCCTTAATTCGCAGCTCTTTTTAACATATGGATCTTGATTTTTCTTGTCCATGATAGACAAAGCTCTATAATTATTTCAAGGCACACtgttggcttataaaaaaataaaaatatcaaggCATATTGCGGTAAATGTTAATCAAAAATTTCTGAATTGAGACACTAGTCTTTGTAGGAGTCAAATGTTTTTAATCCCTTGTGAGGAGTCAAATTTTCTTAATCTTTTTCATACACACTACCAAAATTTTAACCCTTGACAACATGCTTAGGAACTCACTGTCTACCAACTATTGAGATGTTATTTTGATTGTCAATTAGAGCTGATTCTAGAATATATTTTACAACATCCCCTGAAGTTGCATGTAGTTTTAATTTACTCAACATTTGCTTAGCCATATATCTTCTTTTGCCTCACGCAATGCATGATGAGGACCCCATGCCACCAACAATTACTTCATATTTGCAACTCCAAAATATATTGTAAGAAAATTCCCCACAACTAGGGTTAGACCTTCCATGCCAATCTCCACATATGTGACGCCAAAACAATGAcataaacaacaaaaataatttaacaGAAAATATTACAATATTTGCTATTCATCAAAAGCTTTGCTGCAAGAACAGACACTGCAAACCTTGAACTTCACTCTAAAATTTCTCCCTCCTCTTCATCCGATTCCCCAATCCCTTCATCTTCACTCTCTCCATCTTCACTATCATGATCATTGTCAATACTGTGGTTTGCAATGTTTTGAACTGTTTTCTCATTACCGCGTTCAAGAGCATCTTTTCCAGTGTGCAAATGTTTTTCTTCACAACCACCTTCAGACCCTATTTCTTTAACCTTAACTGATGGGTATATCAGTGGCTTATCAGGAGAATCTTTGAAGAAAGAATTCATTACCATGAACCTGAAAACCTGTAACAGGTGGCTCTTATCCCTTTTTATGTCTGCACTCAAGAGTTTCTCTAATAAAGTTGGCTTCTTCTTGTTTAAAGCAGGTTTTTCTGAAATGTCGTTGTGAGAAAACTTTTGCCTCTTGCCGAACCGACCTCTTCTGTCTGATTTCTTATTGAACTTGTTTTGGAATTTCCTTTTGTCGGTAAATGAGTTTTTCCCCTCAGTTTGAAAACCTTGATTTTCAGAATTCTTCAGGTAGTGTGATGGTATTTCAGCAACTTCAATACCCAACTCAGCTTGCTTAGCTAAAACCTCCTTGAGCTGCAAATATAAAACACATATACGAAGTTAAAGAATTGAGATACTTCTGATCATGGAGTGcaagaaatatttatttatcatcacTTCATGCCAAAAGATATTGCTTGCTTAGTTTCCATTTAACAACAAAATTGAAGTTGGTGATATGACAATATTATATTGGGAGGTATTATATGCTAAAACATCCCTCAGTAAGCATACCTCTTTTTGCAAGACGCCTCTATCAATGACCTTGGTGTCTTTCTGGTCTTCACTCTGCTTCAGCAGGTAGTAATTTAAATTATACTTGTTAGACAATAAAATCTGATAAACACAAGCAGAAGATAGGGTAGGTTGTTTAAAACCTTCTGAATGTTGTCCTTGAAAGGGTGATTCTTTCTCCGTGCTTCACGCCACTGTTGGATTTCTTGCTCTGAGTAAGTCACAGATCTAACCGTTCAAGAAACAAAAGAACAGTGATCATTAAAGAAATCAATGTTCGAAGATTTAAGATGTTGTCAAGACAAAAAAGATAAGctgcaaaataaaaaagttaagaaAATCGTTTAATAAAGACAACTAAAATATGATGAGAACATAACAAGACTCTTAAAAATAGCACCAAAATAAAGATTTGCGTCATTTCGATGGTTATCTCTGGTAGACATTTATCTGAATAAAACATCTGAGATTTTCAGACCAAAATCATGAACCTGATTAACTAAATATGTTGAAGAGAAGTAAGGTGGTTTTTTTCATTGTTTGACAAATGTTTTTTACCACTTTACCTGATATTGTAGTTCAAATACAATATGCTTATATGTAAGTCTATATAAGTGGCTAAGTTATAGATTAAAAACCCTTTTGGATACGGACCAAAAAACACTTATGGGAGCTTCTCTACAACAAATGCACTGAATCAGCttcaataagtgctctttggtcTGCATCCAAACAGGCTCTAAGTCAGCAGGATAATTAGCGCTCCCTTCTAATTGCTGatactttatttttctaataTACTAATAGATATTTATAGATCACAGTTAGCAAATGTTGAACAGAGATAGTTAGTGTAATAGCTAATTAGATAAAGGAGTTATTTAGAGGGGGAGAGAAGAGGCGATAAATTAACACAAGGGGAGATTAGTGAGGATATATGGACTGCAATCAGGGTCATTTTGGGAGAGTCCTGATCTCTCAAATACCAAGGAATTTCTGCATCAGTTATTCAGTGCAATTCTCTTCACTTTCCTATTCTGTCAACCCTCTGGTGCATATCTGGAAAGTAAGCTTTAATAATATCTTACCTTTTTCTGTGCTCTATCTGAACAAGTTTCTATCAACTGGTATCAAATCTCCATCAAGGAGCTGTGGGGCAGTGAATCTTCAAGAATCTAGGAACTGTTTTGCATTCAGTAAAAAAGGAGCACATTCCTAACATTCTTGAAGAAATGGGAAAAGAGATTGACAGCTCCAGGAGGGGACTCAAGGAGGAATTTAATGAGACGCCATCTTTTGCAGGATGAAACGCTTATTGGCGGCTCATTCACATGGAGCAGCATTTTGAGGCCATGGATATGCCTGGAGAAGAAGCTACAGGAGGTTGTAAAGGCTTTGACAGGTAGTGCTTTCAGTTGGTAGCTTGGGTGGAAATGGTACCATCCTAATGCAACAAGGTGAGAGTTCATGAAAGCCTTGCTCAAGAAATTTCATCCATAATTTTTGACCCAGATATTCCAGTCTAGGTTCAACAAGAGGACTTTGAATCCCGGGACTAGGAAAgtagaagaaaagatgaagtcaTAGAGAATGCAAGAGAAGCTGATGGGATGGAAGCAAAAAAACACAGATGAAATCAAATTCTTTTGAGTCATTGGATGAAGTTTTTTCTCTCAAAGAGCCAACAAAAATATCAAAGAACAAAGGAGTGAACAAAATCAGCAAAAAAATGTATAAAAGAGGTCATGAAGATCTGGAGGAAAAAATGATGAGGTTATAAAAAAGTGTGCGGCGTATTTTTGGACAGCTCCAAAATAGCACAAAGGTGGAACAGAAAAGAGGGGTGTGCGCAACTTCCTTGGTTGTTTGGGTCTCGAACTCTTGGACCGGCCCACGACAACCGTGAGGGAAATGGATCAGAAGCTGTCATTGTTGATGGTGTTTCCTTGATCAACAAATTCATGTCATTGTTGAAATTGAAATGAAGAATTCAGCAGACCCTGCCTATGTTGTTCTCCTGTTGGCTATGGAAAACTGGTCAAAATTCAGAAGCGGTGTAAGGGTGCAATTAATATAGCTGCAGCACGAGTAGGAAAGAGGAGCATGACTGCTGGTATTCTTACCACTATGGTTGGAAGTAGAGTTCATGCTGCTAAAGAAATTATAGAGATCAGGAAGCATCCAAAAGGTGTAACGGTGATCACTAGCCAACTGGTGATACATGGAGGGTTGGTGACTATTTTACTTGCTGATCAAGCTACCGTTATGCTTGTGGTCAAGTTTATCGCGCTGCTTTAATAATCGGGAACCACGACTAGCTATCAAGAACTATTcagcttgaggacaaggtgacaAGGTGAAACTTCAAGGACTGAGTATTGATAGAAAATAGTAAATGTTAGAGTTAGTTAAGTAGTTAGTTAGCTAGGGAGTTGGTTAGAGAGGGAGAGAATAAGTCATAAATAACAAGGGGAGATTAGAGAGGGTATCTAGATTGTAATAAGGGTCATTTTGGGAGAGTCAAAGTCTCTATTATGCCAAGGAGCTTCTGTATCTGTTGTTCATGTAATCCtcttaattttcttattatgtCACCCCACTGATGCAGATCTGGGAAGATTTAATAATAGAATTCCTTtttctatgctttatctgaatCAGTTTCTATTCTATACTTAGTTGGTTTACCTTCTTTTGCATGAAAATTTTGGATTCAAATTAAGTCATTATCAATTAATCATTCAccctcctaattacctaaactTAGGTACACTGAATAATGGATCAACTTACAAATTTCTGGAAGATGGTTACAGATcaggggagaaaagagagttGAACTTTTGCCCCCCCTCGACCCCCACCGCCTCTAATTATATAAGCTATGTATTTAGTTGATTTACCTCATTTTGCATGACAATTTTGGTTTCAACATTAATTCATCACTAATGTTGTCTAATAGGCGATATAGCGGCCCTATGGCGCTCTGAGGGCACACTGCTATCCGCTTCCGCTCTGAGGCATAATTGCATAAAGGATTTTTGGCTTTACACTATCCGCGATTAACTGCACTGCTAATCACTCACATTCCTAACTACCTAAACTTCGGTATAAGGAATAAAGGATCAACTTATGAAATTTTTGGAAGCTGGTTACAGATCAGGGGAGAAAATAGAGCTGATTATTTGCCTAATCCTTATTATACAAACTAAATGTAGCGACTTTGACAGACTAAAGAACTGGacattcagcaacataatggaGATTTACATGTCAAAACTTCTGAAGATTGAACAATATATTCTAACATTATTGTTTTACCTTTCTCATTAACACCATTATTATTGATACATTAGAAGTAGTGTCATCAATCCAAGATAGCGTTGTGTAGTGGCCGTCCCCACATTCACTATAGCGGTATAGCGCATAGAGGGATGGCTGCTATGCTAAAATTTAGTATACAGTTTATACAATGTGATCTGAAATAACATTCATTTCCAGTGATTTTGCAGTTTACAAAAGAAAAGGCTATTTAATTAGCATCTTTTAACACCTTATGAACAAAACACAATTAAACAAAAACAGTTGAATGTAAGGCACTGCTAGCAAGTAATAGACTGAAACCAGATAAAAAAAAGGATTGGAAAGTTAAGTAGAAGCTAAAGCTACCTTTTTGCTTCCTGCTTAAGTTCCTCAGAATTTAAACCAGCATGCCCTGCCTTCCCCTTGTTGGCACCTGCTTCGGTTACAAGCATTAGTAGACTCTAGCCacataaaaatattttcatctTAGTACTAAGGTAGTAAGGTTGTAAAGTTCAAACCTTTGCAGCCTTCAGGAAACCCATTTCCCCTCTTTCCATTGTTGATATTGACAAACTTAGACTTCTGGAATCTACATGAATTGGACAAGGTTTGTAAATCACATGAAATCAATAACGCATCCATTGATAACGTGATTAACCAAGAACAATAAAAGTGATAAGAAAATAACATACCCTCCTTGAAAACCACCTCTACTTGGTTtatttttgaagtttttgcttgGTGGCCCTTTCCAATTAGAGTTTGGAACATTAGCTTTGATATTGCTATTAGGTTTTTCCTGCAGAGATAATAAGAATTTGCATCAAATATAATCGCCACAGCTTCTTTTACAATCGTATACTATATGTAGTAGAATAACAAATTCAGATGATACACATGAACAAGACAGATACTGAGATACATCACTTTTAAAAATACCTGTGAGTTTGAGTTCATAAATGCAGAAGGTTGAGAATTATTTGTATGATGTGGCTGCGCCAAATGAGGATTAACCGGTGCAGAACCATTCCCTTGTAACTGCTGCGATGGAAAAGGTGATGATACAAAAGCATTTGTGTTCACATTTGGTGGAACCAATTTTTTCTCATTCGGGTCAATCTGTGGCCTGACCTGATTTCCGGGCACATGACCCATCTGAGGATTTGCAGAAAAAATTGAGTTTTGAGGGAACATGGGCTGTGACACAGGCACTTGGTTTGGAAACCCAAACATGGGACGGGGACGGAGACCGGGATGCATACCATATGGAGCAACTTGTGAAGGGTTTGACACTTGCATAGGTAACTGCTGGTTCATATTTTGCACAGGATATGGCGGGGCACAAAATTGGCCATTCGGTATACTCATActcatattcatattcatattcatattaGGCTGCTGAAGTATATTCAAAATACCTTGTGCTAACCCCTGGAGTTGAGACAAGTTCATCTGAGCTGCATTCTGCATGACTTGTCCCTGATGAGGAAACATTGGATTATTGTAATTGACATTCCCTACAACACTATTCTGGGGACCTAACATCCCAACATGGGATTGACCCATGTGAGGCAAATGCATTTGATTGTGATTTGCAGCATTCAtgaaaggtggtggtggtggatgcaTGTTGGGCATAAAGGGGGGTCTCAAGTTTTGGTTTTGATTATTTCCTGCACCAAATTGAGCCTGGTTTTGCATGCCCACACCATTGTTTTGCTGATTATTAGACATGATATGAATGAAGTAAAACCTAAGAAACCTCGAATGCAAAGTGTGAGTTCAGTTCTGCACAGTAACTGAGGAAACTCTAGAAACTTGCAACCAGCATAGCGAGGAATAAGAAGGAAGAGAAAGGTGAGAGTTTACCAAAATCGAACTTGTGGTCAAACCCCAAGTTCACTGTGAAGCTCCATGGTAACGTGAACTGAGAGAGTGAGGGACGAAACGGAGAAAGAGAGAGGGGAAACTCACCGGCGGTGGCTATCAGCCGCCGACGACGGGAGAGAAGGGGCGGAGGAAAGGAGTGAGTGACGGCTGTGGAATTTTTGAACCGGCAGTGAACTACTGAACCTAGTCTTTACAAAGAAACCATGTCTCCAcgagttgtttttttttttctttttttattgtagatttcttagtttaaaaaaaattcaaaaaacatattttcttaatcaAACATATTTGGTTAAGATTACAATTGAAATTAACCCCTTAACCTCTGTTTCATACACAAGCCCATAACGATTCAATTCGATCCTGCCTCGTTCCTACCATATAATTTGCCATAACATTACCTTCAAACGGCCTTCTTAACTGCTCGTCGTTTCTCTGATCTCCTCAAGCCTCTAACATTCCAATTGACGCAAGGAGACCCCATTGCAaattaggggtgtacaagggacgggttgagacgggttttggttaaccctaacccggccctaaatattgatcgggtcaattcatagaccctaacccgtccctagacccgaagcaacccgacatcatgcgggtccaatttaggacgggtctatgtaggacgggaccgggttgacccgatggacaataagtttaagactatttgatactaattgtaaaatttaaagataataacatactaaaagagttataagttggaactattttttagaagaaataacttgaaagaatccaattctttcataatctattgcacttgagaggcttacattttgtttgatcatttcttcacttgtttcacatatgcataatacacacacatgattttctcttgttagagcatgaaagtgtcaatagtttgaccaacgtttatttaattcataaggtaaatgttaaacattttaatttcatctacatggtaagataaatttgagcaccatgtatcacattttaatcattataacaaattaaaattttataaaatatatatgtgggacgggtcgggtgacccgagtgtcaacccgaacccgaccctacccgaagtcgggtaacttaaagatcaacccgaacccggtctcttttaatgatcgggccgggacgggttggcgggtagggccgggtcttgtacacccctattGCAAATCATGTGTCATTCTtcctccagaggaagatgattcgACCGAATTTGATCCTCAAGACCAGCGCAACTTTTTCCCTACCTTTAAACACTAGGTTGAGCTCTTTTCCCACACACCAGGTCCGCCTCGCTCGAGCTTTCATACCCACCACTACTTCTTCTCCATTTGACCAAAAAATTTGAGTTACCACGTCTTGCTCTCTgctaatatttattattttacttaTATTTCATTCCCAATTGTTTTCCTCCTTCCTTGCATCCTTTGCTCTTCATGCCCCAGTCTGGTATTAATTGTAATaatgtattgatttttttattatcaaTTACAGTTTTAATATAAAGTTTAAATGATTAAGTTActcatatatatttattaaaaaataaacaacctaataaATGGTGAAAGTATTGGACTTACTCGTATAAAATTAAgcatctttttttttatcacttgCTACTGCTCttctaatatttatttttttacttgtATTCCATTCCCAACTGTTTTCCTCCTTCCATGTATCCTTTACTTTTCCGAAGTTTTTTCATCGCATGACCATCATCCCACAGAGCCACAAGTCGAGCAACCCATTGCACGCCCCAGTCTGGTAAAAAATCTTCTTGGACTCGAAATTGCAAGGTTGAAATCATTGAAATCAAAACAAATGAAAGCGTCATTTTCTTCCGGTACTCTCATTTCCTGAACTGAAAGGATTATCGGTTGTGTACCTATCTATTCGTCTGCAAACCCATCATAAGAAAATGGGAGGCGAAGAACATGTGAAGCATCTCGAAGACTGCTATGTTTCCTAGATTGAGGAAGGTCCACCATTGGGAATGGGTTCTGCTAGAGTTCTGGCAACAGAGCAGCCATATGACGGTGGAGATTGGTGGCGGCGTGGTTTTGGCGATATGCAGAAAGGCTTTACAATTTTAGTTGACGGGGTAGATGATGTGGTATCCTATAGCCAGCTATGACATAAGGTGGAACGATTTAGGAACATTCATGGCTTTTTCTTGCAgaggaaaaggagaaaaataaGAAGAACATGCTTCGCATTTGCTCGGTTCATGGAGAAATATGATGCACTCGGAGTAATATGAGTGTTATCTAGTGTGAGATTGGGGAAAGCAAACTTGGCCCTAAATTTTGCACATAATGTGGGAATGGAGAATGATATGTCGTTTAAAATCAAGACTCCTCAAAACTAGAACATATAACTTTTGCTTTCGAGGAAGGAGAGACGTCCAAAACTAAAACAATAGCAGACgcaacaaaggaagaaaaatgtcAAGCAGATCTAGAGGGAGAACTGCAGACCCCCGAGTGACAAAATAGGGAGTAGTTTGTTGTACTCACCAAAGGAGCTGGGTCGCGGTAGGCTCCAATTCCTCAAATAGGCATCAACTTGGGagtaggggtgggaataggccagGTGGCCTATCAGGGGCCTGCGGCCTGGCCTGCTAAAGCCTGGCCTGGCCTTGCCCGTTTACTAAAAAGGCCAGACTTATGCTTTCAAAAAAATCTGTTTAGCTAAATAGGCCAGGTCTAGGCTTTTATTAAAGCTTGTTAGGCCTGACAGGCTAGCCTGtttgaaaaaaaagttatatgcAAGCCCAAAATAATAAAGAGGCCAAAActttggagaaaaaaaaaacacagccCAAGCTTAAGCTTACTCAGACGGTCAGACCCACTCTTATTGAGTCTCTAGTATCATAGTATGtaggggtgaacatgggccgggtaaatccaatgaacccgcccaacccaatccgatccgatagaaaaaatgcgggttggatcgggcaatcaggttagtcggatggattttactacaaaccaaccaagttcggatcggatttcggattcagttcaaattcatccaacccaacccagaatccatacatataataataatttttataattttactcatacttggagtgctagtgtcggagtgatgactttttgaaactttgagacttaagtatttgtagttatttgtcatatttgaacttagagtatttgttcgtaattatttgttacatgtttatacatagttatttggcatgttggagaaatctaagttctaagtgtcatgacatgacatttagtgttgtttttcacattttagatactatttatattagattgtttcatgtcatttggtaatgaagttttatgttttcatgatatttggctatatgtcatttatgtggtattatttctataactttttgtgtctttttcatgctatcaatatcaatatcaatataaatttgattatgatgtaatgttttttctattgttcttcttccgcttttgtatttttttaaaccagattttagtatagtttgtagaagtTCATGCGTGTGAaaccattctaaaccagattttggtataatttatagaaatttacgaaacttaggatagcctgaatttatattaatttctcaaattttacccgtttttattcttcatgtttgagctatgtgtataagcatactatttgcactgtatgtgaatgatgcacaacttactattttttttaatgatgcacatgtcagtcaaattgatgaaagcatatgaagaactcacatttaatcttcatgagtatgtttagcccattcttaaggttggttcatgttttcctcaaactcattagttttggatatactcatgttttagtatgccaattgggtgacttatcttactttgctctatatatttccttaagttcaatttaaattgattgttagtataaatttattggtgaagtaaccacaattattttgggtgggagaattattttgtttttttctcacatatatagataatttgttggggtgcgcacatatggggcaatacatcatttttttgtttctcttgactgaaatgtgcctttgattttttgtttcacaagggttccaccccaagattcacaaatacactaaatacaattctttcaccacactcctttcaaattggtgaatgaGGGTATTtggttcttcaagacttcatttttggtgtaagatgtcatatgcttcaaggattcctgtttttctcttcttaatcaaaagcaaaaggattgaggaaaagaaaatcttctagggtgcagaatattcactaattggaaaaaaaaaataacacgtgtcattctcagattaattctcataaaaaaaatacattttaaaattttatatttgat
This portion of the Lotus japonicus ecotype B-129 chromosome 3, LjGifu_v1.2 genome encodes:
- the LOC130748121 gene encoding uncharacterized protein LOC130748121, whose translation is MSNNQQNNGVGMQNQAQFGAGNNQNQNLRPPFMPNMHPPPPPFMNAANHNQMHLPHMGQSHVGMLGPQNSVVGNVNYNNPMFPHQGQVMQNAAQMNLSQLQGLAQGILNILQQPNMNMNMNMSMSIPNGQFCAPPYPVQNMNQQLPMQVSNPSQVAPYGMHPGLRPRPMFGFPNQVPVSQPMFPQNSIFSANPQMGHVPGNQVRPQIDPNEKKLVPPNVNTNAFVSSPFPSQQLQGNGSAPVNPHLAQPHHTNNSQPSAFMNSNSQEKPNSNIKANVPNSNWKGPPSKNFKNKPSRGGFQGGFQKSKFVNINNGKRGNGFPEGCKGANKGKAGHAGLNSEELKQEAKRSVTYSEQEIQQWREARRKNHPFKDNIQKSEDQKDTKVIDRGVLQKELKEVLAKQAELGIEVAEIPSHYLKNSENQGFQTEGKNSFTDKRKFQNKFNKKSDRRGRFGKRQKFSHNDISEKPALNKKKPTLLEKLLSADIKRDKSHLLQVFRFMVMNSFFKDSPDKPLIYPSVKVKEIGSEGGCEEKHLHTGKDALERGNEKTVQNIANHSIDNDHDSEDGESEDEGIGESDEEEGEILE